In Zingiber officinale cultivar Zhangliang chromosome 8B, Zo_v1.1, whole genome shotgun sequence, a single genomic region encodes these proteins:
- the LOC122013573 gene encoding L-type lectin-domain containing receptor kinase VIII.1-like, with the protein MTTSSTASALILAIILLLVAPLSPGNCASTGEGNALFFSFGGSGKNRSFATEFALYGDAEMNSSEVRVTRAANESSGLMIYWKPVRFFGTKPGFSSSFSFYVLPFFLSPVSVPLEPANGAWSRLSTSVVAVKFVTAASLVEVDVGGELLTKSSNLSDDGLLLILSRGEKLHSWIDYDGESKRIEVRLCQDKDPKEAAPSISDSIDLSYMLWREASWVGLSSWSGNYSHGSSIYSWNFTEKSKLCTCTIPVYSALMLSSFRHSYD; encoded by the coding sequence ATGACGACGTCCTCGACCGCTTCCGCTCTCATTCTCGCCATCATCCTTCTGCTTGTCGCCCCCTTGTCACCTGGGAACTGCGCATCGACTGGAGAAGGTAAcgctctcttcttctctttcggTGGGTCGGGGAAAAATCGGAGCTTCGCAACGGAGTTTGCCCTCTATGGCGATGCTGAGATGAATAGCTCGGAGGTGAGGGTGACGCGTGCGGCGAACGAGAGCTCTGGGCTTATGATTTACTGGAAACCAGTCAGATTCTTCGGCACCAAGCCCgggttctcttcttccttctcgttCTATGTTTTGCCTTTCTTTTTATCTCCGGTCAGCGTTCCCTTGGAACCGGCGAATGGCGCCTGGTCTAGGTTATCGACCAGTGTCGTTGCAGTGAAGTTCGTGACGGCAGCAAGCCTCGTCGAAGTCGATGTTGGCGGAGAACTTTTGACAAAAAGCAGTAATCTTTCCGATGATGGTTTGCTTCTCATCCTCAGCAGAGGAGAAAAATTGCATTCTTGGATTGATTACGATGGAGAATCGAAGAGAATAGAGGTCAGGCTTTGCCAGGATAAGGATCCGAAGGAAGCAGCCCCTTCGATCTCTGACTCTATCGATTTGTCTTACATGTTGTGGAGGGAGGCGTCCTGGGTGGGTTTATCTTCCTGGAGTGGCAATTATAGTCATGGCAGTAGCATATACTCGTGGAATTTTACAGAGAAGAGTAAGCTCTGTACTTGCACAATTCCAGTTTATTCTGCATTAATGCTTAGCAGCTTCAGGCATTCATATGACTGA